The following coding sequences are from one Streptomyces angustmyceticus window:
- a CDS encoding DEAD/DEAH box helicase yields the protein MSISTEQSVMPALDEQTVPEVTAADEAPETDTVTFADLGLPEGVVRKLAQNGVTTPFPIQAATIPDALAGKDILGRGRTGSGKTLSFGLPTLARLADGRTEKKKPRAVILTPTRELAMQVADALQPYGDVLGLKMKVVCGGTSMGNQIYALERGVDILVATPGRLRDIINRGACSLEDVQVAVLDEADQMSDLGFLPEVTELLDQVPSGGQRMLFSATMENEIGTLVKRYLTNPVSHEVDSAQGNVTTMTHHVLVVKPKDKAPVTAAIAARKGRTIIFVRTQLGADRIAEQLVESGVKADALHGGMTQGARTRVLADFKDGYVNALVATDVAARGIHVDGIDLVLNVDPAGDHKDYLHRSGRTARAGQSGTVVSLSLPHQRRQIFRLMEDAGVDASRHIVGGSGAFDEDVARITGARSLTEVQADGANNSAKQAEREVAELTRELERLQRRATELREEADRLTARAARERGEDPAEALAAAAETAEAEAAAEAAAPAQAADERRDDRGNFERRDRRDDRSGGRSFDRDRRDDRGGRSFDRRDDRSGGGFNRDRRDDRSGGGFNRDRRDDRSGGRSFDRDRRDDRGGRSFDRRDDRSGGGFNRDRRDDRSGGGFNRDRRDDRPGGGFNRDRGDRPNRPFNRDDRSGGRSSGGYRSGGGDRPFNRDDRSGGRPPHGGHRSGGDRPYGRRDDHRGATTGSFGRRDDKPRWKRNG from the coding sequence ATGTCCATTTCCACTGAGCAGTCCGTCATGCCCGCACTCGACGAGCAGACGGTCCCCGAGGTGACGGCGGCCGACGAGGCGCCCGAGACCGACACCGTCACCTTCGCCGACCTCGGACTGCCCGAGGGCGTCGTCCGCAAGCTCGCGCAGAACGGTGTCACCACCCCCTTCCCGATCCAGGCCGCGACCATCCCGGACGCGCTGGCCGGCAAGGACATCCTCGGCCGCGGCCGCACCGGCTCCGGCAAGACCCTCTCCTTCGGTCTGCCGACCCTGGCCCGCCTCGCCGACGGCCGCACCGAGAAGAAGAAGCCGCGCGCGGTCATCCTCACCCCGACCCGTGAGCTCGCGATGCAGGTCGCGGACGCCCTCCAGCCCTACGGCGACGTGCTCGGCCTCAAGATGAAGGTCGTCTGCGGCGGTACGTCCATGGGCAACCAGATCTACGCCCTGGAGCGCGGCGTCGACATCCTCGTCGCCACCCCCGGCCGCCTGCGCGACATCATCAACCGCGGCGCCTGCTCCCTGGAGGACGTCCAGGTCGCGGTCCTCGACGAGGCCGACCAGATGTCCGACCTGGGCTTCCTGCCCGAGGTCACCGAGCTGCTCGACCAGGTGCCGTCCGGCGGTCAGCGGATGCTGTTCTCCGCCACGATGGAGAACGAGATCGGCACGCTGGTCAAGCGTTACCTGACCAACCCGGTCAGCCACGAGGTCGACAGCGCCCAGGGCAACGTCACCACCATGACCCACCACGTCCTGGTCGTGAAGCCGAAGGACAAGGCGCCGGTCACCGCCGCCATCGCCGCCCGCAAGGGCCGCACCATCATCTTCGTCCGCACCCAGCTGGGCGCCGACCGCATCGCCGAGCAGCTCGTCGAGTCCGGCGTGAAGGCCGACGCGCTGCACGGCGGCATGACGCAGGGCGCGCGCACCCGGGTGCTCGCGGACTTCAAGGACGGCTACGTCAACGCGCTGGTCGCCACCGACGTCGCCGCCCGCGGCATCCACGTCGACGGCATCGACCTGGTCCTGAACGTCGACCCCGCCGGTGACCACAAGGACTACCTGCACCGCTCGGGCCGCACCGCCCGCGCCGGCCAGTCCGGCACCGTCGTCTCGCTGTCGCTGCCGCACCAGCGCCGGCAGATCTTCCGGCTGATGGAGGACGCGGGCGTGGACGCCTCGCGCCACATCGTCGGCGGCTCCGGTGCCTTCGACGAGGACGTCGCCCGGATCACCGGTGCGCGCTCGCTCACCGAGGTCCAGGCCGACGGCGCCAACAACTCCGCCAAGCAGGCCGAGCGTGAGGTGGCCGAGCTGACCCGCGAGCTGGAGCGTCTGCAGCGCCGCGCCACCGAGCTGCGCGAGGAGGCCGACCGGCTGACCGCCCGCGCCGCCCGTGAGCGCGGCGAGGACCCGGCCGAGGCGCTGGCCGCCGCGGCCGAGACCGCCGAGGCCGAGGCCGCCGCCGAGGCCGCCGCGCCGGCCCAGGCCGCCGACGAGCGCCGCGACGACCGGGGCAACTTCGAGCGCCGCGACCGCCGTGACGACCGTTCCGGTGGCCGGTCGTTCGACCGTGACCGTCGTGACGACCGTGGTGGTCGTTCCTTCGACCGTCGTGACGACCGTTCGGGCGGCGGTTTCAACCGTGACCGCCGCGATGACCGTTCCGGTGGTGGCTTCAACCGCGACCGCCGTGACGACCGTTCCGGTGGCCGGTCGTTCGACCGTGACCGTCGTGACGACCGTGGTGGTCGTTCCTTCGACCGTCGTGACGACCGTTCGGGCGGCGGTTTCAACCGTGACCGCCGTGACGACCGTTCCGGTGGTGGCTTCAACCGCGACCGCCGTGACGACCGCCCCGGTGGTGGCTTCAACCGCGACCGCGGCGACCGTCCGAACCGCCCGTTCAACCGTGACGACCGCTCCGGCGGCCGTTCCTCCGGTGGCTACCGCTCCGGCGGCGGCGACCGCCCGTTCAACCGTGACGACCGCTCCGGCGGCCGTCCCCCGCACGGCGGCCACCGCTCCGGCGGCGACCGTCCGTACGGCCGCCGGGACGACCACCGCGGCGCCACGACCGGCTCCTTCGGCCGCCGTGACGACAAGCCGCGCTGGAAGCGCAACGGCTGA
- a CDS encoding PP2C family protein-serine/threonine phosphatase: MLQDEAPPRDDGERQARHGGTVTSGRRLVRLLPALLIAGGLAFGIATPAAYTAAPFFCAAPLTAAALSSLRATALAALAAVLGEIWAVTYRGALEGGRASLAESAMVVVVALLALGINRLVRRSDAHLASARDISEAAQRAVLPLPPPQLAGLAVAARYVGARADARIGGDLYAVQDTPHGVRLIVGDVRGKGLEAVEAAVVVVGAFREAAEQETTLEAVAGRLERALQREGGRRAGLDQFEGFTTAVLAEIPANGQSVLRILNRGHPSPLLLTPDGGLRELVPQAPALPLGMGEVASWPDRSDETFFPAGAQLLCFTDGVTEARDLRGRFYHPPSRLRGRRFPGPDALLDTLVEDVARHTGGAPADDMALLAVQRPMGV, from the coding sequence ATGCTCCAGGACGAAGCGCCCCCCAGGGACGACGGGGAGCGGCAGGCGCGCCACGGCGGGACGGTCACGTCCGGCCGCCGGCTGGTGCGCCTGCTGCCCGCCCTCCTGATCGCCGGCGGCCTCGCCTTCGGCATCGCCACGCCGGCCGCCTACACCGCCGCCCCCTTCTTCTGCGCCGCCCCGCTGACCGCCGCGGCGCTCTCCTCCCTGCGCGCCACCGCACTGGCGGCCCTGGCCGCCGTGCTCGGCGAGATCTGGGCCGTCACCTACCGCGGCGCCCTGGAGGGCGGGCGCGCGTCGCTGGCGGAGAGCGCCATGGTCGTGGTGGTCGCCCTGCTGGCCCTCGGCATCAACCGGCTGGTCCGCCGGAGCGACGCCCACCTGGCGTCCGCACGGGACATCTCCGAGGCCGCCCAGCGCGCCGTCCTGCCCTTGCCGCCCCCGCAGCTCGCCGGGCTCGCCGTCGCCGCCCGCTACGTGGGCGCACGGGCCGACGCCCGGATCGGCGGCGACCTCTACGCCGTGCAGGACACCCCGCACGGCGTACGGCTGATCGTCGGCGATGTCCGGGGCAAGGGCCTGGAGGCGGTGGAGGCCGCGGTGGTCGTCGTCGGCGCCTTCCGCGAGGCGGCGGAGCAGGAGACGACGCTGGAGGCGGTGGCGGGGCGGCTGGAGCGGGCGCTGCAACGGGAGGGCGGGCGGCGGGCCGGGCTGGACCAGTTCGAGGGGTTCACCACCGCCGTGCTCGCCGAGATCCCCGCCAACGGGCAGTCCGTGCTGCGGATCCTCAACCGCGGGCACCCCTCCCCGCTGCTGCTCACCCCGGACGGCGGGCTGCGCGAACTGGTGCCCCAGGCGCCGGCGCTGCCCCTGGGGATGGGCGAGGTGGCGAGCTGGCCGGACCGCTCGGACGAGACGTTCTTCCCGGCCGGCGCCCAGCTGCTGTGCTTCACCGACGGCGTGACCGAGGCCAGGGACCTGCGGGGCCGCTTCTACCACCCGCCGAGCAGGCTGCGCGGCCGCCGCTTCCCGGGCCCGGACGCCCTCCTGGACACCCTCGTCGAGGACGTCGCACGGCATACGGGAGGCGCACCGGCCGACGACATGGCGCTGCTGGCGGTGCAGCGGCCCATGGGGGTGTAG
- a CDS encoding DUF2332 domain-containing protein, with the protein MVVNVGNTGNVARAAAGTWGVAERYREFSWRRARGRSAAHEELSARIGQDPELCDLLSGSLPAGAGQQPDLLLAAVRYLDGPHAELGPRGDVAYGRWREWTVRHWDEVRAVIMQRTARSDEPARCATLLPLLARLPQPLALLEVGASAGLCLYPERYRYRYDGDVDGGNRGGPREDAPRGGALLAEVGPPESPLVLECRTGGAADALPVPGRLPRIAWRAGIDLDPLDPVADADDLRWLQALVWPGDGARAARLAAAVEAVRPVPRPRMVRGDLLHELPSLAAEAPPGATLVVFHSEVLSGLSPARREEFAHLVRSLLRGRPGGGHWISQEHHTLTPWLTAPAPRAPHPRDTPLLTLALDERPVALTGPHGELLHRLPASAPEPGTEPGTGTEPGTGTGTGTGTESAADA; encoded by the coding sequence ATGGTCGTCAACGTCGGGAACACCGGGAACGTCGCGAGGGCTGCCGCCGGCACCTGGGGAGTGGCGGAGCGGTACCGGGAGTTCTCCTGGCGTCGGGCGCGCGGGCGGTCCGCGGCGCACGAGGAGCTGAGCGCCCGGATCGGCCAGGACCCCGAGCTCTGCGATCTGCTGTCGGGGTCGCTGCCGGCCGGTGCCGGCCAGCAGCCCGACCTCCTGCTCGCCGCCGTCCGCTACCTCGACGGCCCGCACGCCGAGCTGGGGCCGCGCGGCGACGTGGCGTACGGCCGCTGGCGCGAGTGGACGGTCCGGCACTGGGACGAGGTGCGCGCCGTGATCATGCAGCGCACCGCCCGGTCCGACGAGCCGGCCCGCTGCGCGACCCTGCTGCCGCTGCTCGCCCGCCTGCCGCAGCCGCTGGCCCTGCTGGAGGTCGGCGCGTCGGCGGGGCTGTGCCTGTATCCCGAGCGCTACCGCTACCGCTACGACGGCGACGTGGACGGCGGGAACCGGGGCGGCCCCCGGGAGGACGCTCCCCGAGGCGGCGCCCTCCTGGCCGAGGTGGGGCCGCCGGAGAGCCCGCTGGTGCTGGAGTGCCGTACGGGAGGGGCGGCCGACGCGCTGCCCGTGCCCGGCCGGCTGCCCCGGATCGCCTGGCGGGCCGGTATCGACCTCGACCCGCTCGACCCGGTCGCCGACGCCGACGATCTGCGCTGGCTGCAGGCGCTCGTCTGGCCGGGCGACGGGGCGCGGGCCGCCCGGCTGGCCGCGGCCGTCGAGGCGGTACGGCCGGTGCCGCGGCCGCGGATGGTGCGCGGCGACCTGCTCCACGAACTGCCGTCACTCGCCGCCGAGGCGCCGCCCGGGGCGACCCTGGTCGTCTTCCACAGCGAGGTGCTGTCCGGCCTGTCGCCCGCCCGCCGCGAGGAGTTCGCGCATCTCGTCCGGTCGCTGCTGCGCGGCCGGCCCGGCGGCGGCCACTGGATCTCCCAGGAGCACCACACCCTCACGCCCTGGCTCACCGCCCCGGCCCCTCGCGCACCGCACCCCCGGGACACCCCGCTGCTGACCCTCGCCCTCGACGAGCGCCCGGTCGCCCTCACCGGCCCGCACGGCGAACTCCTGCACCGGCTGCCGGCGTCGGCACCGGAGCCGGGGACGGAGCCGGGGACGGGGACGGAGCCGGGGACGGGGACGGGGACGGGGACGGGGACGGAGAGCGCGGCAGACGCCTGA
- a CDS encoding M23 family metallopeptidase: MASNSPAPEGPSAYELDDRGAFPGPGGAEGGNDGPWEEWNPTEDSVRPVRGKHRVAKQRGGGLSRGGTVLGVGVIAAVGAGGMASAEGRPPVPISMPDVGGMADDLAGTLPDAASLPGVGDLISDTDSDSAAAGDAGTDASAAGPLTRAARTGSGADAGEALRSRILQQADAQKDAADQEARESAEHAALKAAEKDAAAHQKSAEKAAAAKKAAEMEAKREAEEAARKKAEAARLAELAKNFMAPVSSFTLTASFGQAGDRWAADHTGQDFAAPTGTPVKAVHSGTITQAGWAGSYGYRIVLTLDDGTELWFCHLSSMVKTSGKVGTGDVIGRVGATGNVTGPHLHLEVRPGAGDPIDPMPWLRDHGINV, translated from the coding sequence GTGGCGTCCAACAGTCCTGCCCCCGAGGGTCCGTCCGCCTACGAGCTCGACGACCGGGGTGCCTTCCCCGGCCCCGGCGGGGCGGAGGGCGGCAACGACGGGCCGTGGGAGGAGTGGAATCCCACCGAGGATTCCGTCCGTCCGGTCCGCGGCAAGCACCGGGTGGCCAAGCAGCGCGGCGGCGGACTCAGCCGCGGCGGCACGGTCCTGGGCGTCGGCGTCATCGCCGCGGTCGGGGCCGGCGGCATGGCGTCGGCCGAGGGCCGTCCGCCGGTGCCGATCTCGATGCCCGACGTCGGCGGGATGGCCGACGACCTCGCCGGCACACTGCCGGACGCCGCGTCCCTCCCCGGCGTCGGCGACCTCATATCGGACACGGACTCCGACTCCGCGGCGGCCGGGGACGCCGGCACGGACGCGTCGGCCGCCGGGCCTCTCACCCGGGCCGCCCGCACGGGCTCCGGCGCGGACGCCGGCGAGGCGCTGCGCAGCCGCATCCTCCAGCAGGCCGACGCGCAGAAGGACGCCGCCGACCAGGAGGCCCGCGAGTCCGCCGAACACGCCGCCCTCAAGGCCGCCGAGAAGGACGCCGCCGCCCACCAGAAGTCGGCCGAGAAGGCCGCCGCAGCCAAGAAGGCGGCCGAGATGGAGGCCAAGCGCGAGGCCGAGGAAGCCGCCCGGAAGAAGGCGGAGGCCGCCCGCCTCGCCGAGCTGGCGAAGAACTTCATGGCCCCCGTCTCGTCGTTCACCCTCACCGCGAGCTTCGGCCAGGCCGGCGACCGCTGGGCCGCGGACCACACCGGACAGGACTTCGCCGCACCGACCGGCACTCCCGTCAAGGCCGTGCACTCCGGCACCATCACCCAGGCCGGCTGGGCCGGCTCGTACGGCTACCGCATCGTGCTCACGCTCGACGACGGCACCGAGCTCTGGTTCTGCCACCTGTCCTCGATGGTGAAGACGTCCGGCAAGGTCGGCACGGGCGATGTCATCGGCCGCGTCGGCGCCACCGGCAACGTCACCGGGCCGCACCTCCACCTGGAGGTGCGCCCCGGCGCCGGCGACCCGATCGACCCCATGCCCTGGCTGCGCGACCACGGCATCAACGTGTGA
- a CDS encoding aldo/keto reductase translates to MTATHTPHSRRALGSLSVSPLSLGGNVFGWTADEAESFAVLDAYTAGGGNFVDTADVYSAWVPGNKGGESETVLGNWMAARGNRSEVVIATKVGAHPDLKGLSAATIKSAVDLSLARLRTDYIDLYYTHYDDESVEVGEFLTALDDLVRAGKVREIAASNISAKRLEESLDFSAREGLARYVALQPHYNLVSRDTYEGELADVAARHGVAAVPYYALASGFLTGKYRPDTPTDSARSGAAAKHLATDRGLRVLQALDTVATTHQVEPATVALAWLAAQPTVAAPIASARTVAQLPALLAMTDLTLSDAELTILTEASA, encoded by the coding sequence ATGACCGCGACACACACTCCGCACAGCCGCCGGGCCCTCGGCTCGCTCTCCGTCTCCCCGCTGTCCCTCGGCGGCAACGTCTTCGGCTGGACGGCCGACGAAGCCGAGTCCTTCGCCGTGCTCGACGCCTACACGGCCGGCGGCGGCAACTTCGTCGACACCGCCGACGTCTACTCGGCCTGGGTCCCCGGCAACAAGGGCGGCGAGTCCGAGACGGTCCTCGGCAACTGGATGGCCGCCCGCGGCAATCGCTCCGAGGTCGTCATCGCCACGAAGGTCGGCGCCCACCCGGACCTCAAGGGCCTGTCCGCCGCCACCATCAAGTCCGCGGTCGACCTCTCCCTCGCCCGTCTGCGCACCGACTACATCGACCTCTACTACACCCACTACGACGACGAGTCGGTCGAGGTCGGGGAGTTCCTCACCGCCCTCGACGACCTCGTCCGGGCCGGCAAGGTCCGCGAGATCGCGGCGTCCAACATCTCGGCGAAGCGCCTGGAGGAGTCACTGGACTTCTCCGCCCGCGAGGGCCTGGCCCGCTATGTCGCCCTCCAGCCGCACTACAACCTGGTCTCCCGCGACACCTACGAGGGCGAACTCGCCGACGTCGCCGCCCGCCACGGCGTCGCCGCCGTCCCGTACTACGCCCTCGCCTCCGGCTTCCTGACCGGCAAGTACCGCCCGGACACGCCCACCGACAGCGCCCGCTCCGGCGCGGCCGCCAAGCACCTGGCCACCGACCGCGGCCTCCGCGTCCTGCAGGCCCTCGACACCGTCGCCACCACCCACCAGGTCGAACCCGCCACCGTCGCCCTCGCCTGGCTCGCCGCCCAGCCCACCGTCGCGGCCCCCATCGCCAGCGCCCGCACCGTGGCCCAGCTCCCGGCCCTCCTCGCCATGACCGACCTGACCCTCAGCGACGCCGAACTGACCATCCTCACGGAGGCGTCGGCCTGA
- a CDS encoding PrsW family intramembrane metalloprotease: MYPPQPPRPPSAPVPPPYTSHPHAEAAARRHRWAPWHSTTLRAVALVSMFALSGVIIVGMVRQETGTEGFLVGLGLAVFPVPLLVAAFCWLDRIAPEPWRNLAFAFAWGTCAATLVALLANGFATDWLAANIASTSASEAEAWGATVIAPVVEEVVKSAAVLLLYRFRRSDFDGITDGIVIAGITATGFAFTENILYLGNAFGEDQSMGHSGLDSLTAGTFFLRIIVSPFAHPLFTILTGLAFGIAATRYPRRRGARIALALLGLLTSVLLHAIWNGASALGDLGFLTVYGLFMVPVLLALTWLAIWARNQELLSLRGYLAPYITAGWLAPTEPAALSSLKTRALARDLAHDTQGPAAARAVTEYTTIATTLSFHRRRAHLLGPSPDFFTREQHLLEHLRYYQGCGRTALLDAWIAQGRP; the protein is encoded by the coding sequence GTGTACCCGCCCCAGCCGCCGCGCCCGCCGTCCGCGCCCGTCCCGCCCCCGTACACATCCCACCCGCATGCGGAGGCGGCCGCACGCCGCCACCGCTGGGCGCCCTGGCACAGCACCACCCTCCGCGCCGTCGCCCTGGTCTCGATGTTCGCGCTCTCCGGCGTGATCATCGTCGGCATGGTCCGCCAGGAGACCGGCACCGAAGGCTTCCTGGTGGGCCTGGGCCTGGCCGTCTTCCCCGTACCGCTCCTGGTCGCGGCGTTCTGCTGGCTCGACCGCATCGCGCCCGAGCCCTGGCGCAACCTCGCGTTCGCCTTCGCCTGGGGCACCTGTGCCGCCACCTTGGTGGCGCTCCTCGCCAACGGCTTCGCGACCGACTGGCTGGCCGCCAACATCGCCTCGACGTCCGCCTCCGAGGCCGAGGCCTGGGGCGCCACGGTCATCGCCCCGGTCGTCGAGGAGGTGGTCAAGTCCGCCGCCGTCCTCCTCCTCTACCGCTTCCGCCGCAGCGACTTCGACGGCATCACGGACGGCATCGTCATCGCCGGGATCACCGCCACCGGCTTCGCCTTCACCGAGAACATCCTCTACCTGGGCAACGCCTTCGGCGAGGACCAGTCGATGGGCCACTCCGGCCTGGACTCCCTCACCGCCGGCACCTTCTTCCTCCGCATCATCGTCTCCCCCTTCGCCCACCCGCTCTTCACGATCCTCACGGGCCTCGCCTTCGGCATCGCCGCCACCCGCTACCCGCGCCGCCGCGGCGCCCGCATCGCGCTCGCCCTCCTCGGCCTGCTCACCTCGGTCCTCCTGCACGCCATCTGGAACGGTGCCTCCGCCCTCGGCGACCTCGGCTTCCTCACCGTCTACGGCCTCTTCATGGTCCCCGTCCTCCTCGCCCTCACCTGGCTGGCCATCTGGGCCCGCAACCAGGAACTGCTCTCCCTGCGCGGCTACCTCGCCCCCTACATCACCGCCGGCTGGCTCGCCCCCACCGAACCCGCCGCCCTCTCCTCCCTCAAAACCCGCGCCCTGGCCCGCGACCTGGCCCACGACACCCAGGGCCCCGCCGCCGCCCGCGCCGTCACCGAATACACCACCATCGCCACCACCCTCTCCTTCCACCGCCGCCGAGCCCACCTCCTGGGCCCCTCCCCCGACTTCTTCACCCGCGAACAGCACTTGCTGGAGCATCTGCGGTACTACCAGGGGTGCGGACGGACGGCGTTGCTGGACGCGTGGATCGCCCAGGGTCGGCCATGA
- the trmB gene encoding tRNA (guanosine(46)-N7)-methyltransferase TrmB, whose product MSENPATPATDATDATDANAPEAGAPEAGTQGSPAREAASQGAASRAADEPAPRTLGATAVSAATPRRGEPMFPDGTGPAADPAGSHHERRIRSFQPRRSRVSPSQADALRRLWPTWGLDIDGLSRIDLDAFFDGLPVVLEIGFGMGEATAQMAAADPGTGILGCDVHTPGQGNLLGLAERNGLSNIRVANGDAIILLREMLAPASLAGLRVYFPDPWPKKRHHKRRLIQPEFLALATTRLAPGALVHCATDWEPYAEQMLEVLSAEPTLENLHSGYAPRPDFRPLTKFEGQGLDKGHVVHDLLFRRRDA is encoded by the coding sequence GTGTCCGAGAATCCCGCCACCCCCGCCACCGACGCCACCGACGCCACCGACGCGAACGCACCGGAAGCCGGCGCTCCGGAAGCCGGTACCCAGGGCTCACCTGCCCGGGAAGCCGCCTCCCAGGGAGCCGCGTCCCGCGCAGCCGACGAGCCGGCACCCCGCACCCTCGGGGCCACGGCCGTCTCGGCGGCCACCCCCCGCCGCGGCGAGCCCATGTTCCCCGACGGGACCGGCCCCGCCGCCGACCCCGCGGGCTCGCATCACGAGCGTCGGATCCGGTCGTTCCAGCCGCGCCGCAGCCGGGTCTCGCCCAGCCAGGCGGACGCCCTGCGCCGCCTGTGGCCCACCTGGGGGCTGGACATCGACGGGCTCTCCCGGATCGACCTCGACGCGTTCTTCGACGGGCTGCCGGTCGTGCTGGAGATCGGCTTCGGCATGGGCGAGGCGACGGCGCAGATGGCCGCCGCCGACCCGGGCACCGGCATCCTCGGCTGCGACGTCCACACCCCCGGGCAGGGCAACCTGCTCGGTCTCGCGGAGCGGAACGGCCTGTCCAACATCCGGGTGGCCAACGGCGACGCGATCATCCTGCTGCGCGAGATGCTGGCCCCCGCCTCCCTCGCCGGCCTGCGCGTCTACTTCCCCGACCCCTGGCCGAAGAAGCGCCACCACAAGCGCCGCCTCATCCAGCCGGAGTTCCTCGCGCTGGCGACCACCCGGCTCGCACCCGGGGCCCTCGTCCACTGCGCGACCGACTGGGAGCCGTACGCCGAGCAGATGCTCGAGGTCCTCTCCGCCGAGCCGACGCTGGAGAACCTCCACTCCGGCTATGCGCCGCGTCCGGACTTCCGCCCGCTCACCAAGTTCGAGGGACAGGGCCTGGACAAGGGGCATGTCGTGCACGACCTCCTCTTCCGCCGCCGCGACGCGTAG
- the lhgO gene encoding L-2-hydroxyglutarate oxidase, with the protein MAAYDCDVLVIGAGIVGLSTAYAITRAAPGTRVVVLEKESGPARHQTGRNSGVIHSGIYYPPGSLKARFALQGSAEMVKFCTEHDIPHEVTGKLIVATDRSELPRLHGLIQRGREHGLPVRELGPAQIAEYEPEVRGLAAIHVGTTGVCDFGAVARRFARLAEDAGTRIVYGTEVTTIGRRPGRVAVRSADGTVHRARALVNCAGLHCDRIARLAGDAPGMRIVPFRGEYFTLAPERAALVRGLVYPVPDPAFPFLGVHLTRGIDGAVHIGPNAVPALAREGYDWRTIRPAELAGTLAYPGSWRIARRHWRYGAGELHRSLSRHAFADAVRRLLPAAREEDLLPSPAGVRAQAVLPDGTLVDDFLFAQSPGMIHVLNAPSPAATASLPIGREVARRVLGLVGD; encoded by the coding sequence GTGGCGGCGTACGACTGCGATGTGCTGGTGATCGGTGCCGGCATCGTCGGACTGTCTACGGCTTACGCGATCACGCGTGCCGCGCCCGGCACGCGCGTCGTGGTCCTGGAGAAGGAGTCCGGTCCGGCCCGTCATCAGACCGGCCGCAACAGCGGTGTGATCCACAGCGGCATCTACTACCCACCCGGCTCGCTCAAGGCCCGCTTCGCCCTCCAGGGCTCGGCGGAGATGGTGAAATTCTGCACCGAGCACGATATTCCGCATGAGGTCACCGGCAAGCTGATCGTCGCCACGGACCGCAGCGAGCTGCCGCGGCTGCACGGCCTGATCCAGCGCGGCCGCGAACACGGCCTCCCGGTGCGCGAGCTGGGCCCCGCCCAGATAGCCGAGTACGAACCCGAGGTGCGCGGCCTGGCCGCCATCCACGTCGGCACGACCGGCGTCTGCGACTTCGGCGCCGTCGCCCGCCGCTTCGCCCGGCTCGCCGAGGACGCCGGCACCCGGATCGTCTACGGCACCGAGGTCACCACCATCGGCCGCCGCCCCGGCCGGGTGGCGGTCCGCAGCGCCGACGGCACGGTCCACCGCGCCCGCGCCCTGGTCAACTGCGCCGGCCTGCACTGCGACCGGATCGCCCGGCTGGCCGGCGACGCCCCGGGCATGCGGATCGTCCCGTTCCGCGGCGAGTACTTCACCCTCGCCCCGGAGCGCGCCGCACTCGTCCGCGGCCTGGTCTACCCCGTCCCCGACCCGGCCTTCCCCTTCCTCGGCGTACATCTGACCCGCGGCATCGACGGCGCCGTGCACATCGGCCCGAACGCCGTCCCCGCCCTGGCCCGCGAGGGCTACGACTGGCGCACGATCCGCCCCGCCGAGCTGGCCGGCACCCTCGCCTACCCCGGCTCCTGGCGGATAGCCCGCCGCCACTGGCGCTACGGCGCCGGCGAACTCCACCGCTCCCTGTCCCGGCACGCCTTCGCCGACGCGGTCCGCCGCCTGCTCCCGGCCGCCCGCGAGGAGGACCTGCTCCCGTCCCCGGCCGGCGTCCGCGCCCAGGCCGTCCTCCCCGACGGCACCCTCGTCGACGACTTCCTCTTCGCCCAGTCCCCCGGCATGATCCACGTCCTCAACGCCCCGTCCCCGGCCGCGACGGCTTCCCTGCCCATCGGGCGGGAGGTGGCACGACGCGTGCTGGGGCTGGTGGGGGACTGA